A window of the Candidatus Pantoea soli genome harbors these coding sequences:
- a CDS encoding nickel/cobalt transporter — protein sequence MSNVLHQKAQRRIATGVTGAFLTVIICVLAYHWQDFVQFCFSLQVTLHRYLVLYLLQQNSHQLNGGLMLIAGSFIYGVLHAVGPGHGKFVITTFLATHREKLKASRLITLSGSLMQGVVAVVFVVLLAIMLNLSTGDLSQSRYWIEKINALLIAAFGAVLICRAVGGRTRLFKQARQVECGCGHQHYPAENALSPGWRNALWLTLTIGIRPCSGALMILIFSNAIGMFRWGIAAVMAMSLGTALSIIILATIVHHARERIIAANSRWMTHSAASAARLSLLAGGIMLMLFALVLFNTVIPVSANGDFITAGC from the coding sequence ATGAGCAATGTGCTGCATCAGAAAGCCCAGAGAAGAATCGCCACCGGCGTGACGGGCGCTTTCCTTACCGTCATTATCTGTGTGCTGGCTTATCACTGGCAAGATTTTGTTCAATTTTGTTTTAGCCTCCAGGTCACCCTGCACCGGTATCTGGTGCTCTATCTGTTACAGCAAAACAGCCACCAGCTAAACGGCGGCCTGATGCTGATCGCAGGGAGCTTTATCTATGGTGTCCTGCATGCCGTTGGGCCGGGTCACGGTAAGTTCGTCATCACCACCTTTCTTGCCACCCACCGGGAAAAACTCAAAGCAAGCAGGCTGATTACCTTATCCGGCAGCCTGATGCAGGGTGTGGTCGCGGTTGTGTTTGTTGTGTTGCTGGCGATCATGCTAAATCTTTCAACCGGCGATCTTAGCCAGAGCCGATACTGGATAGAAAAAATTAACGCATTGCTGATTGCCGCCTTCGGCGCGGTGCTAATCTGTCGTGCTGTAGGGGGGAGAACAAGGCTTTTCAAACAGGCCCGGCAGGTAGAGTGCGGATGCGGGCATCAGCATTATCCCGCTGAAAATGCGCTTTCTCCCGGCTGGCGTAATGCGCTCTGGCTTACGTTGACCATCGGGATACGGCCATGTAGTGGTGCACTGATGATCCTGATATTTTCTAACGCGATTGGGATGTTCAGATGGGGTATAGCGGCAGTCATGGCCATGTCTCTCGGAACCGCGCTGTCGATTATCATCCTGGCGACGATAGTGCATCATGCCCGGGAGAGGATAATAGCGGCTAACAGTCGCTGGATGACGCATTCGGCTGCTTCAGCAGCACGGCTTTCACTACTGGCCGGAGGAATTATGCTGATGTTGTTTGCCCTGGTGCTTTTCAATACGGTTATTCCCGTTAGTGCCAATGGCGATTTTATTACTGCCGGCTGTTAA
- a CDS encoding UvrD-helicase domain-containing protein, which yields MWKNTSDCRPTARKAQTALSCSYAYHRRRDRTEKPPDTLGVPASHYVLTTLDGWAVRVATSFPGLSPDIEHPGLGAPDYNALRLGIRELLRSGNLKEIIQASYSRLLVDEYQDCNAVQHEIVQVLAEILPSEVFGDPMHCIFSFSGPMPDWKREVKVNFPLLNTLQTLWRWINAGTLALGHWLLESREILLTGKRLQLDSCPTHVTYHQLTGIGARDMQMQQQEYYRVAGRSEGETILVLVDSRRTNIRHNFAQRMNGLDVVEPVDLKDVLRMVGALEATVGGNRVSALLGAAAEIMLNVEIAATEKRLATIGAGLNKTPPTPTESALLLLNGDLSRVTLLDALCAIREKPGVGGLSMSLKILLLSALIRLAEVCPTVLQ from the coding sequence ATGTGGAAAAACACATCTGATTGCAGACCCACTGCGCGTAAAGCCCAAACGGCCCTATCTTGTTCTTACGCATACCACCGCAGGCGTGACCGCACTGAAAAGCCGCCTGACACGCTTGGCGTTCCGGCCAGCCACTATGTGCTTACTACGCTTGATGGATGGGCTGTCAGGGTCGCCACCAGCTTCCCGGGACTCAGCCCTGATATTGAGCACCCAGGCCTGGGAGCACCTGACTACAATGCTCTTCGACTTGGGATACGGGAGCTGCTGCGATCCGGCAATCTAAAAGAGATTATTCAGGCGTCATATTCCCGCCTGCTGGTAGATGAATACCAGGACTGTAACGCAGTGCAGCATGAAATCGTTCAAGTACTTGCTGAAATCCTCCCTTCCGAGGTGTTCGGCGATCCCATGCATTGTATTTTCAGTTTCAGTGGCCCTATGCCGGATTGGAAGCGTGAGGTGAAGGTCAACTTTCCACTGTTAAATACGCTCCAGACGCTTTGGCGATGGATCAATGCAGGTACGCTCGCATTGGGGCACTGGTTGCTTGAAAGCCGGGAAATACTACTGACTGGCAAGCGACTTCAGCTTGATTCATGTCCTACGCATGTGACTTACCACCAGCTTACCGGCATAGGGGCAAGAGACATGCAGATGCAGCAGCAGGAATACTACCGCGTCGCAGGGCGCAGTGAGGGGGAGACGATTCTTGTACTGGTTGACTCACGTCGGACGAATATAAGACACAACTTTGCGCAGCGCATGAATGGTCTTGATGTGGTTGAACCAGTCGATCTTAAAGACGTACTGCGCATGGTCGGAGCCCTAGAGGCCACCGTCGGCGGTAACAGGGTCAGCGCGCTGCTTGGCGCCGCCGCTGAGATAATGTTAAATGTTGAGATTGCAGCGACGGAGAAGCGGCTCGCCACAATCGGGGCCGGGCTTAACAAAACGCCACCGACCCCCACTGAATCAGCATTGCTGCTCCTTAATGGAGATCTTTCCCGCGTAACTTTGCTGGATGCGCTATGTGCTATTAGAGAAAAACCGGGCGTCGGGGGGCTTTCAATGTCCTTAAAGATACTCTTACTCTCAGCCTTAATACGCTTGGCAGAAGTTTGTCCGACTGTGCTGCAGTAA
- a CDS encoding GTP-binding protein, producing MISVGITLDGELSQGKLSQWLRMLLSTEGENIFRSKGIINIAGQQNRIVFQGIHMLMDFHMDRAWQGNKPLKSEIVFIVRGLNRQALTEGVNACLI from the coding sequence ATTATTTCTGTAGGCATTACGCTCGATGGAGAGCTGTCTCAGGGAAAATTAAGCCAGTGGCTACGTATGTTGTTATCGACGGAAGGTGAAAATATATTCCGCTCCAAGGGCATTATTAATATTGCCGGTCAGCAAAATCGTATTGTGTTCCAAGGCATTCATATGCTGATGGATTTTCATATGGACCGTGCGTGGCAAGGGAACAAGCCGCTTAAGAGCGAAATAGTTTTTATTGTCCGCGGGCTCAATCGGCAGGCGCTTACTGAAGGTGTGAATGCATGCCTTATTTAA
- a CDS encoding transcriptional repressor: MNIEEFITSCTRREKQILQQATGICEKKGVRLTTLRQVVLILIYRAADGVKAYDILREIRQMLPNAAPAIVYRPLHFLLHTSLIYKVNSCQIFKINQLNTRIVPGALFVCPLCNKQTLVEDQGLMQDLYRLLKLNHYAGEENILEIVAQCENCATS, translated from the coding sequence ATGAATATTGAAGAATTTATTACAAGCTGTACTCGTCGGGAGAAACAGATTCTGCAGCAGGCTACAGGAATATGTGAGAAAAAAGGGGTACGGCTTACCACTCTCCGGCAGGTGGTGTTAATACTTATTTATCGTGCAGCGGATGGTGTTAAAGCCTATGATATTTTGAGAGAAATTCGTCAAATGCTGCCAAATGCAGCTCCAGCGATAGTTTATCGTCCCCTCCATTTTTTATTGCATACCAGCCTGATTTATAAAGTAAACAGTTGTCAGATCTTCAAAATCAACCAGTTAAATACGCGTATTGTCCCTGGGGCATTATTTGTCTGTCCCCTTTGTAACAAGCAGACGCTGGTCGAGGATCAGGGCCTCATGCAAGATTTATACAGGCTGCTCAAGTTAAACCATTACGCAGGGGAAGAAAATATTCTTGAAATCGTGGCGCAATGTGAAAATTGCGCCACGTCATGA
- a CDS encoding UxaA family hydrolase gives MTSQYLLASANDNVAIVTRNLAKGELIALDGQALLNRQRILPGHRLCVKPIARGEALISWDLPFGTAMHDIQPGDYICNQVAKDVLRIRHPEDYDSSLVVNFSDRDTVSEQILPDRPQFGRNQVDVVDEAGFDGVFRGDQRGWGTRNYLVLIGVTSQARAAVLAACKQLQPRWPASGAFDGVVAIVHTEGGGLHQLNNQALLLRTLAGFATNPNVGAAILVNAADSRIDFAEIEHALVSRDLPAAEYRVDFHQLLPGEAITELVAQAEALIPGVQACQRRRAPLSGLRIGLQCGGSDAFSGVTANQVLGRCVQQLIRCGGSANLAETDELIGAEQYVLQRVASQQLFDRWLAVQQRFKDYAAAHGHTAEGNVSGGNLYRGLYNITLKSIGAARKKDPATYIDHIIEYGEPMHKPGYYFMDSPGNDLESIAGQVAAGANLILFTTGNGSITNFPFVPTLKIVTTHERFQLLESDMDFDAGQVLSGESFDHSADRLFSLLRQTASGQRSKGEYTGQYQTQIWRDAYFPASFNAAQANGQVGFGSGAPLVPANQNALAQQVTGRSVASVAMILPTSLCSGQVAEQIAYQLNHQRRVASEVVALPHTEGCAVSGGDAEVIFCNTLIGYATHPLVHSCVFLEHGCEKTHNDFFRQKLVERGVDSSRFAWASIQQEGGIQRVTQHVMQAVEQAPQQHASQASPLLIGFASQLTKLNDNQAQVLSKLVTQLLAIGVGVVIAAGDALLQHPAFLAEEGTLTFSPTVAYSGAINQAGLHVMDTSSSDWLEIATGLGATGCRALIALSARTPLQPHRFIPTLQLCASEQLIAGAAPHFDCVLSELALPQLLDHIAGCLAGSWLPQQRPAANVGFQISRGRYGVSL, from the coding sequence ATGACTTCTCAATATTTACTGGCCTCAGCCAATGACAATGTCGCTATCGTTACCCGCAACCTTGCTAAAGGGGAATTAATCGCGCTGGATGGGCAGGCGCTGCTTAACCGGCAGCGTATTCTGCCGGGGCATCGTCTGTGTGTGAAACCTATTGCCCGGGGAGAAGCGTTAATTAGCTGGGACTTGCCTTTTGGCACGGCGATGCATGACATCCAGCCTGGCGACTATATCTGTAATCAGGTCGCTAAAGATGTGCTGCGTATTCGCCATCCGGAGGATTATGACAGCAGCCTGGTCGTCAACTTTAGCGACCGCGACACGGTGAGCGAGCAAATCCTGCCGGATCGCCCGCAGTTTGGCCGCAATCAGGTCGATGTTGTGGATGAGGCCGGTTTTGACGGCGTATTCCGTGGCGACCAACGTGGCTGGGGAACGCGCAATTATCTGGTGCTGATTGGCGTCACTTCACAAGCGCGCGCCGCAGTGTTAGCGGCGTGCAAACAGTTGCAGCCACGTTGGCCTGCCAGCGGCGCGTTCGACGGTGTGGTCGCCATTGTGCACACGGAAGGTGGCGGGCTGCATCAACTGAACAATCAGGCGTTGCTGTTGCGCACCCTGGCGGGATTCGCCACCAACCCGAACGTTGGCGCGGCCATTTTGGTTAACGCGGCGGATTCCCGCATTGATTTTGCAGAGATCGAACATGCTCTGGTATCGCGTGACTTGCCCGCTGCTGAATATCGCGTGGACTTTCATCAGCTGCTGCCGGGTGAAGCGATAACCGAACTGGTGGCGCAGGCAGAAGCGCTGATCCCCGGGGTGCAGGCATGCCAGCGCCGTCGAGCGCCGTTAAGCGGACTGCGTATTGGATTACAATGCGGCGGGTCTGATGCTTTTTCCGGCGTGACGGCCAATCAGGTGCTGGGCCGCTGCGTGCAGCAGCTGATTCGCTGTGGCGGCAGCGCCAATCTGGCCGAAACGGATGAGCTGATTGGCGCGGAGCAGTATGTGTTGCAACGGGTTGCCAGCCAGCAGCTGTTTGACCGTTGGCTGGCGGTGCAGCAGCGCTTTAAAGATTACGCGGCGGCGCATGGTCATACCGCTGAGGGCAATGTGTCCGGCGGTAATCTCTATCGTGGTTTGTACAACATCACGCTGAAATCGATTGGTGCTGCGCGTAAAAAAGATCCCGCCACCTATATCGATCACATTATTGAGTACGGCGAACCGATGCATAAGCCTGGCTATTACTTTATGGATAGCCCTGGCAACGATCTCGAAAGTATTGCCGGCCAGGTCGCGGCGGGCGCTAATCTGATTCTGTTTACCACCGGCAACGGCTCAATCACCAACTTTCCGTTTGTCCCGACGCTGAAAATCGTCACCACGCACGAGCGTTTCCAACTGCTGGAAAGCGACATGGATTTTGACGCCGGGCAGGTGCTGAGTGGGGAATCCTTCGACCACTCCGCCGATCGCCTGTTTTCGCTGCTGCGTCAGACGGCATCCGGCCAGCGTTCGAAAGGAGAATATACCGGCCAATATCAGACGCAGATTTGGCGCGATGCCTACTTCCCTGCCAGTTTTAATGCCGCGCAGGCTAACGGACAAGTCGGGTTTGGCAGCGGTGCGCCACTGGTTCCCGCCAATCAGAATGCTCTGGCGCAGCAAGTCACGGGCCGCAGTGTGGCGTCGGTAGCGATGATTTTGCCCACCAGCCTCTGCTCGGGCCAGGTCGCTGAACAGATTGCTTATCAACTTAACCATCAACGTCGTGTCGCCAGCGAGGTTGTCGCGTTGCCGCACACCGAAGGCTGTGCCGTTTCGGGTGGCGATGCTGAGGTGATCTTCTGCAATACCTTGATTGGTTATGCCACCCATCCGCTGGTTCATTCGTGTGTTTTCCTAGAGCATGGTTGCGAGAAAACCCATAACGATTTCTTCAGGCAGAAACTTGTTGAGCGCGGAGTCGATAGCAGCCGGTTTGCCTGGGCCAGCATTCAGCAGGAAGGGGGCATACAGCGCGTCACTCAGCACGTTATGCAGGCGGTTGAGCAGGCGCCACAGCAGCACGCCAGCCAGGCTTCCCCGCTGCTGATCGGCTTTGCTTCTCAGCTCACTAAACTCAATGACAACCAGGCTCAGGTGCTGTCGAAGCTGGTTACTCAGCTGTTAGCCATCGGTGTCGGCGTGGTGATCGCCGCGGGCGATGCGCTATTACAGCATCCCGCGTTTTTAGCCGAGGAGGGCACGTTAACCTTTTCCCCCACCGTAGCCTATTCCGGTGCTATTAATCAGGCCGGGCTGCATGTTATGGACACCAGCAGCAGCGACTGGCTGGAAATTGCCACTGGCCTCGGCGCCACCGGCTGCCGCGCGTTAATCGCACTCTCGGCCAGAACGCCGCTGCAACCTCATCGTTTTATTCCCACCCTGCAACTCTGCGCCAGTGAACAGCTGATTGCGGGTGCGGCTCCCCACTTTGATTGTGTTCTGAGTGAACTGGCGCTGCCGCAGCTGCTCGACCATATCGCGGGCTGTCTGGCCGGCAGCTGGCTTCCGCAGCAGCGCCCGGCAGCGAATGTTGGATTCCAAATCTCGCGCGGGCGTTACGGCGTTTCGCTCTGA
- a CDS encoding WD40 repeat domain-containing protein — protein MASGGQDSRITSWSGVNGDKKHTLTGGKGWVEKLVWYPQHVLAGITGKELKLRDRERNLLSDFTPAESTLTGVEWQDDGCLLTSAYGQVARWYPTKSKPVKTYEWKGSLLSLAVRPDGSIIAAGSQEGAIHLWRLKKAMSFRWEVTTVKSV, from the coding sequence TTGGCCAGCGGGGGTCAGGACAGCCGCATCACTAGCTGGTCTGGGGTCAACGGCGACAAAAAACATACGCTGACGGGTGGAAAAGGATGGGTAGAAAAGCTTGTCTGGTACCCCCAGCATGTTCTTGCAGGCATCACGGGCAAAGAGCTCAAACTCCGGGATAGAGAAAGGAATCTCCTAAGTGATTTTACACCCGCTGAAAGCACGCTGACCGGGGTTGAATGGCAGGATGATGGCTGTCTGCTTACAAGCGCCTATGGACAGGTAGCGAGGTGGTATCCCACCAAAAGCAAGCCGGTAAAAACCTATGAGTGGAAAGGTTCGCTCTTAAGTCTTGCTGTTCGCCCCGATGGCTCCATCATTGCTGCAGGTAGTCAGGAGGGCGCCATTCATCTCTGGCGGCTCAAAAAAGCAATGAGTTTCAGATGGGAGGTTACGACGGTAAAGTCCGTCTGA
- a CDS encoding fumarylacetoacetate hydrolase family protein codes for MKVATINDHACVVVSAGCAWRIAAESGGQFGPRMADLFPHWAAFCHWASHHQPTETFSFSDEELGLISPQPAQIFAVGLNYYEHARETGLQSEKSFPPVFPKWASSLANPVGKLAVPAQRSHIDWEVELVVAIGREARQVSREAALDYVAGYSVGQDFSDRKVQFAGQSAQWGLAKSFNGFSPVGPWLVTPDELPSRAALTCTVDGVVKQSGTLDEMIFSVADIIAILSDAVTLMPGDLIFTGTPSGVGFARQPAEYLQPGSTVVSSITGIGELRQRVVAR; via the coding sequence ATGAAAGTTGCCACTATCAATGATCACGCCTGTGTTGTTGTCAGCGCAGGTTGCGCCTGGCGCATTGCTGCCGAGAGCGGCGGGCAGTTTGGACCCCGCATGGCGGATCTTTTCCCGCACTGGGCGGCGTTTTGTCACTGGGCGAGTCACCATCAGCCAACGGAAACCTTCAGCTTTAGCGATGAGGAGCTGGGACTGATTTCACCGCAGCCCGCACAAATCTTCGCTGTCGGCCTCAACTACTACGAACACGCGCGCGAAACTGGCTTGCAGAGTGAGAAAAGCTTTCCGCCGGTGTTTCCAAAATGGGCCAGCAGTCTGGCAAATCCGGTCGGTAAGCTGGCGGTACCAGCGCAGCGCAGCCATATCGATTGGGAAGTTGAGCTGGTGGTAGCGATCGGGCGTGAAGCACGGCAGGTCTCACGTGAGGCCGCGCTTGATTACGTTGCCGGTTACTCGGTCGGTCAAGACTTCTCGGACCGAAAAGTCCAGTTTGCCGGGCAGAGCGCGCAGTGGGGATTAGCAAAATCCTTCAACGGATTCTCACCTGTTGGCCCGTGGCTGGTGACGCCGGATGAGCTGCCAAGCAGAGCTGCCTTAACCTGTACCGTTGACGGCGTGGTTAAGCAAAGCGGCACGCTGGATGAGATGATTTTTTCGGTGGCAGACATCATCGCCATCTTGAGCGACGCCGTTACGCTCATGCCCGGGGATCTGATCTTCACCGGTACGCCTTCCGGGGTGGGCTTCGCGCGCCAGCCGGCAGAATATCTGCAACCGGGCAGCACGGTGGTCAGTTCGATCACAGGTATTGGCGAACTGCGTCAGCGGGTAGTGGCGCGTTAA
- a CDS encoding GntR family transcriptional regulator — protein sequence MIDSDEKPNELVEYARDRLREAILTNQLKALDSFSQVQLARELGISRTPLREAVRLLEYEGLTTVQFNRRVTVAGLTAEDLDSLYAQRIMLEALALHTRITAMDEEFLSNSRTTLLEMRIAEDAHDVETWSRLHRIFHLGLVLGTSRRIDLQITHLFDHAERYRRFYLGDSNEHWNKGAEDHLALQQACEAGDRAAAVRRLMEHYASTALGVLHQIDPHYVPALINGSCMMVRGLIFLD from the coding sequence ATGATCGATTCAGATGAAAAGCCTAATGAGTTAGTGGAGTACGCTCGCGACCGGCTTCGCGAAGCGATTCTGACTAACCAGCTGAAAGCCTTAGACAGTTTCAGCCAGGTGCAGTTGGCGCGCGAGCTGGGAATCAGTCGCACGCCATTACGCGAAGCGGTACGATTGCTGGAATATGAGGGGCTGACCACGGTTCAGTTCAACCGTCGGGTAACGGTAGCGGGATTAACGGCTGAAGATCTGGACTCTCTGTATGCACAACGCATCATGCTGGAAGCGCTGGCACTGCATACCCGCATCACGGCGATGGATGAAGAATTTCTCAGTAACTCGCGAACCACCCTGTTGGAGATGCGCATAGCGGAAGACGCCCACGACGTTGAAACCTGGTCACGTCTGCATCGCATCTTTCATCTCGGGCTGGTGCTGGGTACCAGCCGCCGGATTGATTTACAGATAACCCATCTGTTCGATCACGCCGAACGCTACCGTCGCTTCTATCTAGGGGATTCAAACGAACACTGGAACAAAGGCGCAGAAGACCATCTTGCGCTGCAGCAAGCCTGCGAAGCGGGCGACCGCGCGGCAGCGGTGCGCAGGCTGATGGAACATTACGCCAGCACGGCGCTGGGGGTGTTGCATCAGATTGACCCGCACTATGTTCCAGCCTTAATCAACGGCTCGTGCATGATGGTGCGTGGATTAATTTTCCTCGACTAA
- a CDS encoding 2-keto-3-deoxygluconate permease yields the protein MNIPIKRMIERVPGGMMVVPLLIGALLHTFLPQTPSFFGSFTGALFTGSMPIMAVFFVCVGASINIKATTYILKKGGSLFLTKIGIAALVGVIAGYFLGEQPIAGGIFAGLSTLALVASLNDTNGGLYCALMGQYGSARDIGAFSIMTLESGPFLTMVTLGLAGLAGFPWQTMLGAILPLLIGIVLGNFDAEMRAFLGKVTDGLIPFFAFGIGASLDLTKVWSAGLLGLGIGVMVVVVSGGALFLIDRATGGTGVAGVAAASTAGNAAGVPAIVAAANPVYADAAASATILVAASVIVTTLLVPPLTMFVANRYGTMKGKDEVRAQSEEHEADTLRETVFKPHG from the coding sequence ATGAATATTCCGATTAAAAGAATGATTGAACGTGTACCGGGCGGCATGATGGTGGTGCCGTTGTTGATCGGTGCATTGCTGCACACCTTTTTACCGCAAACGCCGTCCTTTTTTGGCTCTTTCACCGGGGCATTATTCACCGGCAGCATGCCGATCATGGCAGTATTTTTTGTCTGTGTGGGTGCCAGCATCAATATCAAAGCCACGACCTATATTCTGAAAAAAGGTGGCAGTCTTTTCCTGACCAAAATTGGCATTGCCGCGCTGGTCGGCGTAATCGCCGGCTATTTTCTCGGTGAACAACCGATAGCGGGCGGTATATTCGCTGGCTTATCGACCCTTGCGCTGGTGGCGTCATTGAATGACACCAACGGCGGGCTCTATTGTGCGCTGATGGGACAATACGGTAGCGCGCGGGATATAGGCGCATTCAGCATTATGACGCTGGAATCGGGACCGTTTCTGACCATGGTCACGCTTGGTCTGGCTGGGTTAGCGGGTTTCCCTTGGCAGACTATGCTGGGGGCGATTTTGCCGTTGCTGATCGGCATTGTCCTCGGCAATTTTGATGCGGAAATGCGTGCATTTCTTGGCAAGGTTACTGACGGACTGATCCCCTTTTTTGCATTTGGCATTGGTGCCAGTCTGGATCTGACCAAAGTCTGGAGCGCCGGATTGCTGGGATTAGGTATTGGCGTGATGGTCGTGGTGGTGTCAGGTGGTGCGTTATTCCTTATAGATCGCGCCACGGGTGGAACTGGCGTAGCAGGTGTGGCCGCGGCATCCACGGCCGGTAATGCGGCGGGCGTGCCAGCGATCGTTGCGGCGGCGAATCCGGTTTATGCCGATGCCGCCGCGAGTGCGACCATTCTTGTTGCCGCCTCGGTGATAGTCACGACGCTGCTGGTGCCACCACTGACGATGTTTGTCGCCAATCGATACGGCACGATGAAAGGCAAGGATGAGGTTAGAGCGCAATCTGAAGAGCATGAAGCGGATACGCTGCGCGAAACTGTATTCAAACCTCACGGATGA
- the zigA gene encoding zinc metallochaperone GTPase ZigA: MSDMTPHTGQFKKLPVTVLSGFLGAGKTTLLNHILNNREGRRVAVIVNDMSEVNIDAALVREGGAELSRTDEKLVEMSNGCICCTLREDLLLEVNRLAKEGRFDNLVIESTGISEPLPVAETFTFADDSGQSLSEVALLDTMVTVVDGYNFLRDYESDDSIQARGESLSDEDERTVVDLLIDQIEFCDVLILNKMDLISEADSARLMAILRSLNSRAKIISAEFGKVKLGDVLNTGLFDFNAAAQAPGWLKELRGEHTPETEEYGIHSFVFRARRPFHPDRFLNVIENDMKGIVRSKGFFWLASRPEHAGSWSQAGGVSRQGLAGMWWASVPQQHWPEDQESRDFIMQNWVDGTGDARQELVFIGIGMDAPQLRLKLNSALLTDEEMQAGPDSWKKLHDPFQPWFN; encoded by the coding sequence ATGTCTGATATGACGCCACACACCGGTCAGTTTAAAAAACTGCCTGTTACCGTCCTGTCCGGGTTTTTGGGCGCAGGAAAAACAACACTACTGAATCACATTCTGAACAACCGGGAAGGTCGCCGCGTCGCTGTCATCGTCAATGATATGTCAGAGGTCAATATTGACGCGGCGCTGGTCAGAGAGGGCGGTGCAGAGCTATCGAGAACGGATGAGAAACTGGTTGAGATGAGTAACGGCTGCATCTGCTGCACTCTGCGTGAAGATCTGCTGCTTGAAGTCAACCGCCTGGCGAAAGAAGGGCGCTTCGATAATCTGGTTATTGAGTCAACCGGCATTTCTGAGCCGCTGCCGGTAGCGGAAACCTTTACCTTTGCTGACGACAGCGGACAGAGCCTGTCGGAAGTGGCGCTGCTTGATACCATGGTGACCGTGGTCGATGGCTACAATTTTCTGCGTGACTACGAATCGGACGACAGCATTCAGGCGCGTGGTGAATCACTGAGTGATGAAGACGAACGTACGGTTGTGGATCTGCTTATCGATCAGATTGAATTTTGCGATGTCTTGATCCTCAACAAAATGGACCTTATCAGCGAAGCCGATAGCGCACGCCTGATGGCTATTCTGCGCTCTCTTAACTCTCGCGCAAAAATCATCAGCGCAGAGTTCGGTAAGGTTAAACTTGGAGATGTTTTGAATACCGGCCTGTTCGATTTTAACGCGGCCGCGCAGGCGCCGGGCTGGCTGAAAGAGCTGCGCGGCGAACATACGCCTGAAACAGAAGAGTACGGCATTCACAGCTTTGTCTTTCGCGCCCGTCGTCCGTTTCATCCTGACCGTTTCCTGAACGTTATTGAAAATGACATGAAAGGCATTGTGCGCTCGAAGGGTTTTTTCTGGCTTGCCAGCCGACCTGAACACGCAGGTTCCTGGTCACAGGCGGGGGGCGTTAGTCGTCAGGGGCTGGCGGGTATGTGGTGGGCAAGCGTCCCGCAGCAGCACTGGCCGGAAGATCAAGAGTCACGCGATTTCATCATGCAAAACTGGGTGGACGGCACCGGTGATGCACGACAGGAGCTGGTCTTTATTGGTATTGGCATGGATGCACCACAGCTTCGACTCAAACTTAACAGCGCGTTGTTAACCGACGAAGAGATGCAGGCCGGACCTGACAGCTGGAAAAAGCTTCACGATCCTTTCCAGCCCTGGTTCAATTGA